In one Lolium rigidum isolate FL_2022 chromosome 3, APGP_CSIRO_Lrig_0.1, whole genome shotgun sequence genomic region, the following are encoded:
- the LOC124695852 gene encoding uncharacterized protein LOC124695852, giving the protein MSAAVVQDLAPAIEAATAAEVEWAACACCGLREECTAAYAAGVRARFAGQWLCGLCGDAVGEDLAAAGGGSAAASVEVEAAIARHAAFCQALFCRSPAAAERLIAAVRRLLRSESGRKEKASVQVVLELREA; this is encoded by the coding sequence ATGTCAGCGGCGGTTGTGCAAGACTTGGCGCCGGCCATCGAGGCAGCGACGGCCGCGGAGGTGGAGTGGGCGGCGTGCGCGTGCTGCGGGCTGAGGGAGGAGTGCACGGCCGCGTACGCGGCCGGCGTGCGCGCGCGGTTCGCGGGGCAGTGGCTGTGCGGCCTCTGCGGCGACGCCGTGGGCGAGgatctcgccgccgccggtggaggaTCAGCGGCTGCCTCGGTGGAGGTTGAGGCTGCGATCGCGAGGCACGCAGCCTTCTGCCAGGCGCTCTTCTGCAGGTCGCCGGCTGCGGCCGAGCGGCTCATCGCCGCGGTGCGGCGTCTGCTCCGCAGCGAGAGCGGGAGGAAGGAGAAGGCATCCGTTCAGGTGGTGCTGGAGTTACGGGAGGCCTGA